A single window of Actinoallomurus bryophytorum DNA harbors:
- a CDS encoding LLM class F420-dependent oxidoreductase, protein MLLRIFTEPQQGADYTTLLRVAKATEDGGFDAFFRSDHYLKMGDVSGLPGPSDAWVTLAGLARETERIRLGTLVTAATFRLPGPLAISVANVDDMSGGRVELGLGTGWYDEEHTAYGIPFPGLGERFDRLEEQLEIITGMWDTPSGKTFDFEGAHYQVTGSPALPKPAQRPRPPIIIGGVGAKRTPRLAARFADEFNVPFHSIEETRAAYERVRAACENGGRDDSSITFSAAQVICCGRDDAQLRQRADAIGRSVEDLRENGIAGTPAEVVARLAAFGEAGAERAYLQVLDLNDLDHLALLASDVLPQV, encoded by the coding sequence ATGCTGTTGAGGATCTTCACCGAGCCCCAGCAGGGGGCCGACTACACCACCCTGCTCCGCGTCGCCAAGGCCACCGAGGACGGCGGCTTCGACGCGTTCTTCCGCTCTGACCACTACTTGAAGATGGGGGACGTCAGCGGCCTGCCGGGCCCGTCGGACGCCTGGGTCACCCTGGCCGGTCTGGCCAGGGAGACCGAGCGCATCCGGCTCGGGACCCTGGTGACCGCGGCGACGTTCCGGCTGCCCGGCCCTCTCGCCATCTCCGTGGCCAATGTCGATGACATGAGCGGAGGACGCGTCGAACTCGGTCTCGGGACCGGCTGGTACGACGAAGAACACACCGCGTACGGAATCCCGTTCCCCGGTCTCGGCGAGCGTTTCGACCGGCTCGAGGAGCAGCTGGAGATCATTACGGGAATGTGGGACACCCCCTCGGGCAAGACGTTCGACTTCGAGGGGGCTCACTACCAGGTGACCGGCTCTCCGGCGCTCCCCAAGCCGGCCCAGCGGCCGCGGCCGCCGATCATCATCGGCGGAGTGGGCGCCAAGCGCACGCCGCGGCTCGCCGCCCGTTTCGCCGACGAGTTCAACGTGCCGTTCCACTCGATCGAGGAGACGCGGGCGGCGTACGAGCGGGTGCGGGCCGCCTGCGAGAACGGCGGCCGGGACGACTCGTCCATCACCTTCTCCGCCGCGCAGGTCATCTGCTGCGGGCGCGACGACGCACAGCTCCGGCAGCGCGCCGACGCCATCGGCCGTTCGGTGGAGGACCTGCGCGAGAACGGCATCGCCGGCACCCCGGCCGAGGTCGTCGCGCGGCTCGCCGCGTTCGGCGAGGCCGGCGCCGAGCGCGCCTACCTCCAGGTGCTCGACCTGAACGACCTGGACCATCTCGCGCTGCTGGCGAGCGACGTCCTTCCCCAGGTCTGA
- a CDS encoding TetR/AcrR family transcriptional regulator, which yields MTGTTEIPPPPWRRPKKTTRQRRPLSQELIVDTAMRVLDAEGFEALSMRRVALDLRTGPASLYAHVANKDELLELMIDRIVGEMEMPTPDPARWQEQIVESAIAAHGVWVKHPGIARAALANIPVGPNSLRYSEALLAILRAGGVPDQQAGWFVDRVSLYVLADAFEASLHQERGRRTEEDARDYFEQIRAYFESLPPDRFPVITSMVGALIEGGGDERLRFGLELLVRGLASYV from the coding sequence GTGACAGGGACGACCGAGATTCCGCCCCCGCCGTGGCGGCGCCCGAAGAAGACCACGCGGCAGCGCCGGCCGCTCAGCCAGGAACTCATCGTCGACACCGCGATGCGGGTCCTCGACGCGGAGGGGTTCGAGGCGCTCAGCATGCGCCGGGTCGCCCTCGACCTGCGGACCGGGCCGGCGTCGCTGTACGCGCATGTCGCGAACAAGGACGAGCTCCTGGAGCTGATGATCGACCGGATCGTCGGCGAGATGGAGATGCCCACGCCCGACCCGGCCCGGTGGCAGGAGCAGATCGTCGAGTCCGCGATCGCCGCGCACGGCGTGTGGGTGAAACATCCCGGGATCGCGCGTGCCGCGCTCGCCAACATCCCCGTCGGGCCCAACTCCCTGCGCTACAGCGAGGCGCTGCTGGCCATCCTGCGGGCCGGGGGTGTGCCGGACCAGCAGGCGGGCTGGTTCGTGGACCGGGTGTCCCTCTACGTGCTCGCGGACGCCTTCGAGGCGTCGCTGCACCAGGAGCGCGGGCGCCGGACCGAGGAGGACGCGCGGGACTACTTCGAGCAGATCCGCGCCTACTTCGAGAGCCTGCCGCCCGACCGCTTCCCGGTCATCACGTCGATGGTGGGCGCGCTGATCGAGGGCGGCGGCGACGAGCGCCTGAGGTTCGGCCTGGAGCTCCTGGTCCGGGGACTCGCGTCGTACGTGTGA
- the gndA gene encoding NADP-dependent phosphogluconate dehydrogenase codes for MGSEIGVTGLAVMGQNLARNIARHGFPVAVHNRSDSRTKQLIERYGNEGEFTPTTTIEEFVAALDRPRRIVIMVKAGRPVDAVIDELVPLLDKGDILIDGGNSHFEDTRRREAALTEHGLHFLGTGVSGGEEGALNGPSIMPGGPADAYAPVESILTTIAAQVDGTPCCAHIGPDGAGHYVKMAHNGIEYADMQLIAEAYDLLTSAAGLSAPEIAQVFEQWNEGDLESFLIETTSKVLAHTDATTGRPLVDVIVDEAEQKGTGRWTAQSALELGVPVTAITEAVYARALSARKDQRVRASKILPGPGGGTTPEGFVDAVRDALYASKVVAYAQGFEQMRAASDEYGWNVDPGTLATIWRGGCIIRARFLDRIKEAYGRSPDLPNLLLDDYFSDAVAGAQDAWRKVVRTAVDLGVPTPAFSASLAYYDGYRRERGPASLIQGLRDYFGAHTYRRVDRDGSFHTLWSEDGREISAG; via the coding sequence GTGGGAAGCGAAATCGGTGTCACCGGGCTGGCCGTCATGGGCCAGAACCTCGCGCGAAACATCGCGCGGCATGGGTTCCCCGTGGCCGTACACAACCGCAGTGACAGCCGTACCAAACAGCTGATCGAACGGTACGGGAACGAGGGCGAGTTCACGCCCACGACGACGATCGAGGAGTTCGTCGCCGCGCTCGACCGGCCGCGCCGGATCGTGATCATGGTGAAGGCCGGCAGGCCCGTCGACGCCGTGATCGACGAGCTGGTGCCGTTGCTCGACAAGGGCGACATCCTGATCGACGGCGGCAACTCACACTTCGAGGACACGCGGCGGCGCGAGGCGGCGCTCACCGAGCACGGCCTCCATTTCCTCGGCACCGGAGTCTCCGGCGGCGAGGAGGGCGCGCTCAACGGGCCCAGCATCATGCCGGGCGGACCGGCCGACGCGTACGCCCCGGTCGAGTCGATCCTGACCACGATCGCGGCCCAGGTGGACGGCACGCCGTGCTGCGCCCACATCGGCCCGGACGGCGCCGGTCACTACGTCAAGATGGCGCACAACGGCATCGAGTACGCCGACATGCAGCTCATCGCCGAGGCGTACGACCTGCTCACCAGCGCGGCCGGGCTGTCCGCGCCCGAGATCGCCCAGGTCTTCGAGCAGTGGAACGAGGGCGACCTGGAGTCGTTCCTCATCGAGACCACCTCCAAGGTGCTCGCGCACACCGACGCCACGACGGGCCGGCCCCTGGTCGACGTGATCGTCGACGAGGCCGAGCAGAAGGGCACCGGCCGCTGGACCGCGCAGTCGGCCCTGGAGCTCGGCGTCCCGGTCACCGCGATCACCGAGGCCGTGTACGCCCGCGCGCTGTCGGCCCGCAAGGACCAGCGGGTCCGCGCCTCGAAGATCCTGCCCGGCCCCGGCGGCGGCACGACGCCGGAGGGTTTCGTGGACGCCGTGCGCGACGCGCTGTACGCCTCCAAGGTGGTCGCGTACGCACAGGGCTTCGAGCAGATGCGCGCCGCGTCGGACGAGTACGGCTGGAACGTCGACCCGGGCACCCTCGCGACCATCTGGCGCGGCGGCTGCATCATCCGGGCGCGCTTCCTCGACCGCATCAAGGAGGCCTACGGGCGCAGCCCGGACCTGCCGAACCTCCTGCTGGACGACTACTTCAGCGACGCGGTCGCGGGTGCGCAGGACGCGTGGCGCAAGGTCGTACGCACCGCGGTGGACCTCGGCGTCCCGACGCCCGCGTTCTCCGCGTCGCTGGCCTACTACGACGGCTACCGCCGCGAGCGCGGCCCGGCATCGCTGATCCAGGGGCTGCGCGACTACTTCGGCGCCCACACCTACCGGCGCGTGGACCGTGACGGGTCCTTCCACACCCTGTGGTCGGAGGACGGCCGGGAGATCTCCGCCGGCTGA
- a CDS encoding nucleotidyltransferase domain-containing protein, whose amino-acid sequence MRDHTVLSVVAGSRAYGLATEDSDIDRRGVFVAPTPLFWGFGKPPSHVDGPDAERFSWELERFLGLALDANPTVLECLWSPLVEKVTEQGEELLALRGSFLSRHAHRTFLRYAESQFRKLTGDVRTRGEPRWKHVMHLLRLLISGRHLLEHGEPLVDVADHRERLLAVRRGEVAWAEVDAWRRTLTRDMDTALAATGLPEEPDRTRVETFLVSVRRRGAR is encoded by the coding sequence GTGCGCGACCACACGGTGCTGTCCGTCGTGGCCGGTTCGCGCGCCTACGGGCTCGCCACGGAGGACAGCGACATCGACCGGCGCGGCGTGTTCGTGGCGCCGACGCCGCTGTTCTGGGGCTTCGGCAAGCCTCCGTCACACGTCGACGGGCCGGACGCCGAGCGCTTCTCCTGGGAGCTCGAACGCTTCCTCGGGCTCGCGCTGGACGCCAACCCGACCGTGCTGGAATGCCTGTGGTCGCCCCTGGTCGAGAAGGTCACCGAGCAGGGGGAGGAGCTGCTGGCACTGCGCGGCTCCTTCCTGTCCCGCCACGCGCACCGGACGTTCCTGCGCTACGCGGAGAGCCAGTTCCGCAAGCTCACCGGCGACGTGCGCACGCGCGGCGAGCCCCGGTGGAAGCACGTGATGCACCTGCTCCGGCTGCTGATCAGCGGGCGCCACCTGCTCGAGCACGGGGAGCCGCTGGTGGACGTCGCGGACCACCGGGAGCGCCTGCTCGCCGTACGCCGCGGCGAGGTGGCCTGGGCCGAGGTCGACGCGTGGCGGCGGACCCTGACGAGGGACATGGACACGGCGCTGGCCGCCACCGGCCTGCCCGAGGAGCCGGACCGTACGCGAGTCGAGACGTTCCTGGTGTCCGTACGGCGACGGGGCGCGCGATGA
- a CDS encoding nucleotidyltransferase domain-containing protein, with protein MTQTLPSWLAEVTGDVVFATVSGAHLYGFPSVDSDVDLRGVHLMPVEDVVGLRTGEETVDRTWTRDGVEVDLVTHDLAKFGRLLLRRNGYVLEQLLSPLVVTSSPLHEEMVALAPGCLTRHHAHHYLGFARTQWGFFERTGELKPLLYTFRVLSTGIHLMLTGEVLSDLGALDHGPAYLPDLVAAKREAEHGALPAGAPDPGRLAADVTAMTSRLETERDRSSLPERPSAGPALHDLVVRARLADLPYVNSRSQG; from the coding sequence ATGACACAGACGCTGCCGTCCTGGCTCGCCGAGGTGACCGGCGACGTGGTGTTCGCGACCGTCAGCGGCGCCCACCTGTACGGCTTCCCCTCCGTGGACTCCGACGTGGACCTGCGCGGCGTGCACCTGATGCCGGTCGAGGACGTCGTCGGCCTCCGCACCGGCGAGGAGACCGTCGACCGGACCTGGACACGCGACGGCGTCGAGGTCGATCTCGTCACGCATGACCTGGCGAAGTTCGGCCGGCTGCTGCTGCGCCGCAACGGCTACGTCCTGGAACAGCTACTGTCGCCCCTCGTCGTGACGTCGTCGCCCCTGCACGAGGAGATGGTCGCACTGGCGCCCGGCTGCCTGACCCGCCACCACGCGCACCACTACCTGGGTTTCGCGCGTACACAGTGGGGGTTCTTCGAACGGACGGGTGAGCTCAAGCCGCTGCTCTACACGTTCCGCGTGCTGTCCACGGGCATCCATCTGATGCTCACCGGCGAGGTCCTGTCCGACCTGGGCGCGCTCGACCACGGGCCGGCGTACCTGCCGGACCTGGTCGCGGCCAAACGCGAGGCCGAGCACGGCGCGCTGCCCGCCGGCGCCCCGGACCCGGGCCGTCTCGCCGCCGACGTCACCGCGATGACCAGCCGGCTGGAGACGGAGCGGGACCGGTCGTCGCTGCCCGAACGGCCCTCCGCGGGGCCGGCCCTGCACGACCTCGTCGTCCGGGCCCGGCTCGCTGACCTGCCGTATGTTAACTCTCGGTCGCAAGGGTAA
- a CDS encoding serine/threonine-protein kinase, producing the protein MDTPRLLKNRYRLGSVIGRGGMGVVWLATDEVLDRSVAVKEVSFPPGLPHEEQNKLRRRTLREARTTARLNHPNVVGVYDIVEDEDRPWIVMEFVPSRSLAEAVRDDGPMTPERTAAIGLQLLAGLRAAHAAGVLHRDVKPSNVLLADDGRVVLGDFGIATAKGGSTVTSSGVLIGSPSYMAPERARGRDVGPESDLWSLGATLYTAVEGRPPFDRDSAVATLAALVMDDPDAPERAGPLWPLIRGLLQRDPAERPAVESLASTLREVADGSAEATDASPDTHTQAEPAEAAVRPAVRKSRKTRKAEARRRAAERPAAAEVGPPAVEEGRPPAEEAGGFADEAPADEVVPAPSVPRPRPALDESPPVETPPDDVPAGPPAAGIAGVVEPGPDDTAGPAATATSSLQSTGTVSGTRTGASRRVPVVALTALALVLVVGLLGWAVSGMFGDDDQGRRSAQKPVTTPSGKASSPSPAASPTTSAPATAPTSPAVSPTGTTGPLPDGYHWHHDSTHFSIAVPDGWSADHHGHYLYVEDPHSSRTLIVDQSDTPKSDPLADWREQEAARKSGFPSYHRVHLRSVDYPQARKAADWEFTYNGSGGRTHVLNRNILANSKHAYALYWQVPDSKWDSSRKIFDVFAATFRPAKG; encoded by the coding sequence GTGGACACCCCTCGTCTGCTCAAAAATCGGTACCGGCTCGGCAGCGTCATCGGCCGCGGCGGCATGGGCGTCGTATGGCTCGCCACCGATGAGGTACTCGACCGCAGCGTGGCGGTGAAGGAGGTCTCCTTCCCGCCCGGCCTGCCCCACGAGGAGCAGAACAAGCTCCGCCGCCGTACGCTCCGCGAGGCGCGCACCACCGCGCGGCTCAACCACCCCAACGTCGTGGGCGTGTACGACATCGTCGAGGACGAGGACCGGCCCTGGATCGTGATGGAGTTCGTCCCGTCGCGGTCGCTCGCCGAGGCCGTACGCGACGACGGCCCGATGACCCCGGAGCGCACCGCCGCGATCGGCCTCCAGCTGCTCGCCGGACTCCGCGCCGCCCATGCGGCCGGCGTCCTGCACCGCGACGTGAAGCCGAGCAACGTCCTCCTCGCCGATGACGGGCGGGTCGTGCTCGGCGACTTCGGGATCGCGACCGCGAAGGGCGGCTCGACCGTCACCTCTTCGGGCGTGCTGATCGGCTCGCCTTCGTACATGGCGCCCGAGCGGGCACGCGGACGCGACGTCGGCCCCGAGTCGGACCTGTGGTCGCTGGGCGCGACGTTGTACACGGCCGTCGAGGGCCGGCCGCCGTTCGACCGCGACAGCGCGGTGGCCACGCTCGCGGCCCTCGTGATGGACGACCCGGACGCCCCCGAGCGGGCCGGACCGCTCTGGCCGCTGATCCGCGGGCTGCTCCAGCGCGACCCCGCCGAACGGCCCGCCGTGGAGTCGCTCGCGAGCACGCTCCGCGAGGTCGCCGACGGCTCCGCCGAGGCCACGGACGCGTCACCGGACACCCACACGCAGGCTGAGCCGGCCGAGGCGGCCGTCCGGCCCGCGGTCCGGAAGTCGAGAAAGACGAGAAAGGCAGAGGCAAGGCGGCGTGCGGCGGAGAGGCCCGCGGCCGCGGAGGTCGGGCCGCCCGCCGTCGAGGAGGGACGTCCCCCGGCCGAGGAGGCTGGAGGATTTGCGGACGAGGCGCCCGCGGACGAGGTCGTCCCGGCCCCGAGCGTCCCGCGACCGCGCCCGGCGCTCGACGAGTCGCCCCCCGTGGAGACGCCGCCCGATGACGTCCCGGCCGGCCCGCCCGCCGCCGGCATCGCGGGAGTCGTCGAGCCGGGCCCGGACGACACGGCCGGCCCGGCGGCGACGGCCACCTCGTCCCTGCAGAGCACCGGAACCGTGAGCGGCACGCGCACCGGTGCCTCCCGCCGCGTCCCGGTGGTGGCCCTGACGGCGCTGGCGCTGGTCCTGGTGGTAGGGCTCCTGGGCTGGGCCGTGAGCGGGATGTTCGGGGACGACGACCAGGGCCGGCGGTCCGCACAGAAGCCGGTCACGACACCGAGCGGAAAGGCGTCGAGCCCGTCCCCGGCCGCCTCGCCGACGACATCGGCGCCGGCCACCGCGCCCACGTCGCCCGCCGTCTCCCCGACGGGAACCACCGGCCCGCTGCCCGACGGCTACCACTGGCACCACGACAGCACGCACTTCTCGATCGCCGTTCCGGACGGCTGGTCGGCCGATCATCATGGCCACTACCTGTACGTGGAGGACCCCCACAGCTCCCGGACCCTGATCGTGGACCAGTCCGACACCCCGAAGTCCGACCCGCTGGCCGACTGGCGGGAGCAGGAGGCCGCCCGGAAGAGCGGCTTTCCCTCGTATCACCGGGTCCACCTGAGGTCCGTGGACTATCCGCAGGCACGCAAGGCCGCCGACTGGGAGTTCACCTACAACGGCTCCGGCGGCCGCACCCACGTGCTCAACCGCAACATCCTGGCCAACAGCAAGCACGCCTACGCCCTGTACTGGCAGGTCCCCGACAGCAAGTGGGACTCGAGCCGCAAGATCTTCGACGTGTTCGCCGCGACGTTCCGTCCGGCCAAGGGATGA
- a CDS encoding glycoside hydrolase family 9 protein, with product MRLAAAAVIVTLSTTAAGAASAAVPAKTSGFVRVDQVGYASAEPKQAYLMTTAAAPGAGFTVVDSRGRAVLDGRAGTRLGSWNSAYPDVYPLDLTRLRRPGTYRVRAAGTVSPPFRVGSARMFRGPADDAAGFFGTQRDGADVIPGELRRKPSHLNDRTAKVYDWPAFTGEDTDEIAGGLKRVGGPVDVEGGWFDAGDFLKFTHTAAFADTLLWAARRDGGPDPKITGEARHGLDWLGKMWDAKTRTLYLQVGIGSGNEQGTFVGDHDTWRPPEQDDADRAKGHQYLRSRPVFRAAPPGKPISPNLAGRVSAAFALAAQVEADPRRARTDLATAAQIYSMAKTTNVGELATGLPHAFYPEDAWHDDMELGGAELALAARRLGDPRGKTWLAQAATWAGQYIAHDSGGDTFNLYDVGALAHADLLRAMRGDRARLAVTGPQVIADLKAQLTTGARRAGADPFRAGAIYSDFDAVPHSFGLVATARLYRSASGDRSFDAFATAQRDWVFGANAWGTSFMVGEGTNFERCPQHVVANLSGRTDGRHPIATGAAVNGPNGVDVFEDGLDDYVDGMRHCPPDGSDANARFTGHGSRYVDDVRSWQTSEPADDFTALGLYALTLTATQDGH from the coding sequence ATGAGACTCGCTGCCGCCGCCGTGATCGTCACCCTCTCCACCACAGCCGCCGGGGCCGCGTCCGCCGCCGTCCCGGCCAAGACCTCCGGGTTCGTCCGTGTCGACCAGGTCGGATACGCCTCCGCCGAGCCCAAGCAGGCGTACCTCATGACGACCGCCGCCGCCCCCGGTGCGGGGTTCACCGTCGTCGACTCCCGTGGCCGCGCCGTGCTCGACGGCAGGGCGGGAACGCGGCTCGGCTCGTGGAACTCCGCCTATCCCGACGTCTACCCCCTCGACCTCACCCGGCTACGGCGGCCGGGCACGTACCGGGTCAGGGCGGCCGGCACCGTCTCGCCGCCGTTCCGTGTCGGCTCCGCCCGGATGTTCCGAGGTCCGGCCGACGACGCGGCCGGGTTCTTCGGCACCCAGCGCGACGGCGCCGACGTCATCCCCGGCGAGCTGCGCCGCAAGCCCTCACACCTGAACGACCGTACGGCCAAGGTCTACGACTGGCCGGCGTTCACCGGCGAGGACACCGACGAGATCGCCGGCGGCCTCAAGCGGGTCGGCGGCCCGGTCGACGTCGAGGGCGGCTGGTTCGACGCCGGGGACTTCCTGAAGTTCACCCACACCGCGGCCTTCGCCGACACGCTCCTGTGGGCGGCACGCCGCGACGGCGGCCCGGACCCGAAGATCACCGGCGAGGCGCGGCACGGCCTCGACTGGCTCGGCAAGATGTGGGACGCCAAGACCAGGACCCTCTACCTCCAGGTGGGCATCGGCTCGGGGAACGAGCAGGGCACGTTCGTCGGCGACCATGACACGTGGCGGCCACCCGAGCAGGACGACGCCGACCGGGCGAAGGGCCATCAGTACCTCCGGAGCAGGCCGGTCTTTCGCGCGGCGCCTCCCGGCAAGCCGATCAGCCCGAACCTCGCCGGCCGGGTGAGCGCGGCGTTCGCGCTGGCCGCCCAGGTGGAGGCCGACCCGCGGCGTGCGCGTACGGACCTCGCGACGGCGGCGCAGATCTACTCGATGGCCAAGACCACGAACGTCGGCGAGCTGGCCACCGGCCTGCCGCACGCCTTCTACCCCGAGGACGCCTGGCACGACGACATGGAGCTGGGCGGCGCCGAGCTGGCGCTGGCCGCGAGGCGGCTCGGCGACCCCAGGGGGAAGACCTGGTTGGCCCAGGCGGCCACGTGGGCCGGGCAGTACATCGCCCACGACTCCGGCGGCGACACCTTCAACCTCTACGACGTCGGCGCGCTCGCCCACGCGGACCTGCTGCGGGCCATGCGCGGAGACCGCGCCCGGCTCGCGGTGACCGGCCCCCAGGTCATCGCCGACCTGAAGGCGCAGCTCACCACCGGGGCCAGGCGGGCCGGCGCCGATCCGTTCCGTGCCGGGGCGATCTACAGCGACTTCGACGCGGTGCCGCACTCGTTCGGGCTGGTCGCCACCGCACGCCTGTACCGGTCCGCCTCCGGTGACCGGAGCTTCGACGCCTTCGCGACGGCACAGCGCGACTGGGTCTTCGGCGCGAACGCGTGGGGCACCTCGTTCATGGTGGGGGAGGGCACGAACTTCGAGCGCTGCCCGCAGCACGTCGTCGCGAACCTGAGCGGGCGTACGGATGGACGGCACCCCATCGCGACCGGCGCCGCGGTCAACGGCCCGAACGGTGTCGACGTGTTCGAGGACGGCCTGGACGACTATGTCGACGGCATGCGCCACTGCCCGCCGGACGGGTCGGACGCGAACGCGAGGTTCACCGGGCACGGCAGCCGGTACGTCGACGACGTGCGCTCGTGGCAGACCTCCGAGCCCGCCGACGACTTCACCGCGCTCGGACTTTACGCCCTGACCCTTACCGCGACTCAGGACGGTCACTGA
- a CDS encoding sugar ABC transporter substrate-binding protein has translation MRLKRTACIAAIAAMATAGLAACGSGDDSSSKGGASTGAAKIKGKVGIILPDTKSSVRWESFDRPVLTAAFQKAGIPADIQNAEGDKQRMQTIADQMITNGATILAIVNLDSNSGAAIEAKAKQQGVQTIDYDRLTLGGSADYYVSFDGTEVGRTQGAGLQKCLGDKASNIVYLDGSPTDNNATLFKQGAHEVLDKVTNYKKVAEQAVPDWDNQKAATIFEQIYTQQKGKIDGVLAANDGLGQAAISILKKNNDKIPVTGQDATPQGLQNILDGTQCMTVYKPNKQEADSLVSVVTALAKGQKPQATATANDPVGKRNVPSILLKPISITKDNVKDVITDGGVKAADVCKGAYAAKCKAAGIE, from the coding sequence GTGAGATTGAAGCGCACGGCGTGTATCGCGGCGATCGCTGCCATGGCGACCGCGGGCCTTGCGGCCTGCGGCAGCGGCGACGACAGCAGCAGCAAGGGTGGCGCCTCCACCGGCGCGGCGAAGATCAAGGGCAAGGTCGGCATCATTCTGCCCGACACCAAGTCGTCTGTCCGCTGGGAGAGCTTCGACCGCCCGGTCCTGACCGCGGCGTTCCAGAAGGCCGGCATTCCCGCCGACATTCAGAACGCTGAGGGCGACAAGCAGCGGATGCAGACCATCGCCGACCAGATGATCACGAACGGCGCGACCATCCTGGCGATCGTCAACCTCGACTCCAACTCTGGCGCGGCCATCGAGGCCAAGGCCAAGCAGCAGGGCGTCCAGACGATCGACTACGACCGTCTCACGCTCGGTGGTTCCGCCGACTACTACGTCTCCTTCGACGGCACCGAGGTCGGCCGTACGCAGGGCGCGGGCCTGCAGAAGTGCCTCGGGGACAAGGCGTCGAACATCGTCTACCTCGACGGCTCGCCGACGGACAACAACGCCACCCTCTTCAAGCAGGGTGCGCATGAGGTCCTCGACAAGGTGACCAACTACAAGAAGGTCGCCGAGCAGGCCGTCCCCGACTGGGACAACCAGAAGGCCGCGACGATCTTCGAGCAGATCTACACCCAGCAGAAGGGCAAGATCGACGGCGTCCTCGCCGCCAATGACGGCCTCGGCCAGGCCGCGATCTCGATCCTGAAGAAGAACAACGACAAGATCCCGGTGACCGGCCAGGACGCCACGCCGCAGGGCCTGCAGAACATCCTCGACGGCACGCAGTGCATGACGGTCTACAAGCCGAACAAGCAGGAGGCCGACAGCCTCGTCAGCGTGGTCACCGCGCTGGCCAAGGGTCAGAAGCCGCAGGCCACCGCGACCGCCAACGACCCGGTCGGAAAGCGGAACGTGCCCTCGATCCTGCTCAAGCCGATCTCGATCACCAAGGACAACGTCAAGGACGTCATCACCGACGGCGGCGTGAAGGCCGCCGACGTCTGCAAGGGCGCCTACGCCGCCAAGTGCAAGGCGGCCGGAATCGAGTGA
- a CDS encoding ATP-binding cassette domain-containing protein, whose protein sequence is MSENGTPALELVGINKSFGAVHVLHDVDLAVYPGQVTALIGDNGAGKSTLIKSIAGIYPVDSGRVLFEGNEVHISSPKDAADLGIEIVYQDLALADNLDIAQNMFLGRERKRGIVLDEASMEQAARDTLARLSVRTVSSVRQLVASLSGGQRQTVAIAKAVLWESKVVVLDEPTAALGVAQTRQVLDLVRRLAETGHGVVLVSHNMNDVFEVADRITTLYLGRVAADVKRADVTQSQVVELMTLGRSGDLGLAPATAAESI, encoded by the coding sequence TTGTCTGAGAACGGAACCCCCGCCCTCGAGCTCGTGGGGATCAACAAGAGCTTCGGAGCCGTACACGTGCTCCACGACGTCGACCTCGCCGTCTATCCCGGTCAGGTGACCGCGCTGATCGGCGACAACGGCGCCGGCAAGTCGACACTCATCAAAAGCATCGCCGGGATCTACCCGGTGGACTCCGGCCGCGTCCTCTTCGAGGGCAACGAAGTCCACATCAGCAGCCCGAAAGACGCCGCGGACCTCGGCATCGAGATCGTCTACCAGGATCTCGCGCTCGCCGACAATCTCGACATCGCGCAGAACATGTTCCTCGGCCGTGAGCGCAAGCGGGGCATCGTCCTGGACGAGGCGTCCATGGAGCAGGCCGCACGCGACACGCTCGCGCGGCTCTCGGTGCGCACCGTCAGTTCGGTCCGCCAGCTCGTCGCCAGCCTGTCCGGCGGCCAGCGGCAGACCGTGGCGATCGCCAAGGCCGTGCTGTGGGAGTCCAAGGTGGTCGTCCTCGACGAGCCGACCGCCGCGCTGGGCGTCGCCCAGACGCGGCAGGTCCTGGACCTGGTCCGGCGCCTCGCCGAGACCGGTCACGGCGTCGTCCTGGTCTCGCACAACATGAACGACGTGTTCGAGGTCGCGGACCGGATCACCACCCTGTACCTGGGGCGCGTGGCCGCCGACGTCAAGCGGGCCGACGTCACCCAGAGCCAGGTGGTCGAGCTGATGACCCTGGGCCGTTCTGGTGATCTCGGTCTCGCGCCCGCGACCGCCGCCGAAAGCATCTGA